The genomic segment CCTTGAGGCCGGGCGTCGTCACCTTCTCCGGATTCGCGGAGATCTTGATCACCGGCTCGTAGACGCCGTCGCGCGAGATCGCGACCATCTTATACACGCCGCCGAGCGAAGGCTGGTCGGCAGCCGTGATCAGCTTCGTGCCGACACCCCAGACGTCGATTCGCGCGCGCTGGCTTTTCAGGTTGTCGATGATATGCTCGTCCAGATCGTTGGAGGCGGTGATCTTGACGTAGTCGAGTCCCGCTTCGTCAAGCATCTTCCTCGCCTGCTGCGAGAGGTAAGCCAGATCGCCGCTGTCCAGCCGGATGCCGACCATGCGCTTGCCGGAAGCCTCGAGCAGCCTGCCGATCCGGATGGCGTTCGGCACGCCGCTGCGAAGCGTATCGTACGTATCTACAAGCAGCGTGACCTGATCCGGGAGCGCCTCCGCGTATTTGCGAAAGGCCTCCTCCTCCGTTCCGAATACCTGAACCCAGGCATGCGCATGGGTACCTTTGGACGGAATTCCGAACAGCATGCCGGCCCGCATGTTCGAAGTGGCATGGAAGCCTGCGACATATGCCGCGCGCGCCCCCCATATGGCCGCGTCCGCCTCCTGTGCCCTGCGGGTCCCGAATTCCAGGAGCATATCGTCCGGAGCGACCTGCCGGATTCGCGAAGCCTTTGTCGCAATCAGCGTCTGATAGTTCAGGAAGTTCAGCATGGCCGTCTCGATCAGATGCGCTTCGAAGAGGCGCGCTTCGACCCGGACGAGCGGCTCGTTCGGGAAGGCCAGCGTCCCCTCGGGCATCGCATGCAGGCTGCCCGTGAAGCGGAAGGACCGGAGCGCTTCGAGGAAGCCGGGCGCATAGTTTTCCTCTTGCCGCTTCAGGTAGTCAAGCTCCCGCTCGCCGAATCGAAGCGCCTCGATATACCGGACGATGCGCTCAAGACCGGCGCAGACGGCATAGCCGTTGCCGAACGGCAGCTTGCGAAAATAGATCTCGAACACGGCCCGCTCGTTGAGCGTGCCTTGCACCCAGTGCGCATACATCATATTAATCTGGTACTTGTCCGTATGGAGAGTCAGATCGGTCGCGGTCATCCATTCAGCTCCTTCCGTTAGAGGCGCTTGCGGCAAGATTTGACCGCATCGCCTGTATTATGCATCCGGGGCCGCTAGTTCATTCCAGAGCGCCCCCGTAGCCCATCAAGCGACATTCAAGAACTGCGCGTTCGACTAGACCCCGAAGTTGATGATAGTTCCGGATGGCTCGGCGGTAATTGTTACAATCGTACCCTTAGCCCTGCGCCCTGAATCAAGGAATAATATAGAAAATTATACTATCTTAATCCAGAAAAGGAAGAACCGTCCGGAGATCAAGATCCCCCTGACGGTCCTTTAGGTTTGGCGGATATTAGAAATCCGGGATGTTCGCGAAACGCTTATTGGCGGCTCATCCGCACAACCCTTCGCATTTAATTTCCTCCGCCCGCTCATTTTCCGGCTTTTGCTTTGAAATCCGGCTGGCTCCGTCACGGGCGAAAGTGCGCTTGCGGACAAAAATAAGCCTCCGCGGAGGCTTATTTCCTGCTTCTATTCGAATACCGGTCAAATTCGCTTCAAATGCCGGCGTACTGCCGGATCTCATCCAGACCCATGCCGGTCCTGGCGCTGTAAAGCACCTTCGGTCCGGAGAACCGCTTTGCAAGCTCGCCGAGCAGCTGCTCCCGATCCTCATCCTCCAGACTGTCCGCAAAGCTGCGAACGAGCAGCGTCCGCTCCGCGAGTCCGGCCCGCGCAATGCCGGCGAGCAGCCGGTCGTCCGCGGCGTGGAGCTTATCCTTGAAGACGAGCAGGAGTCGATCGAACGAGCGATAGGGAAACAGACGAAAAAACGTCTCCGCCGGATGCGCGGCCGTACCGTAGCCGGGCGAATCGACGAAGACGGCTTCTCCGCACGCATGGATCAGCGCGGCATTCGGGTCATGCGCCCAAGAGGTCGCGTCCGTCCGCTGGCCGACGACAGGCCTCGGCACGCAGGCTCGGTCCGTGAGCAGGTCAAGCAGCGCCGACTTGCCTGCCCCAGGCTGCCCGAGAATCGCGATCTTGCGGCGGCGCGGGATGACGGCGAGCTCCGAGGCGAGCCGCCTCAGATTGCGCTCCAGCACCGTCGGCTCCGCGCCCGCCCCGCCCCCTGCGCGCTTCGCCTTCGCGCTCAAGGCTGGCGCTCGATTCCGAGCTCCCGCTCCAGGATGCGCTCGGCCAGCTCGTGGCAGTCGTTCAGATACGACTTGCCGGCCGCGAGCGTCATGCCGAAGCCAGCGGCCGCCGCGATCGCCTGGCCGACGATCGGCACGAAGCGCCCGACAGCGGTCGACGCGCTTTTGCCCGCGAACTTCTTCAGGAGCAGCATGATGCCTTCCTTCGTGCCGTAATCGAGCACCCGCTTGCCGAGCGGCAGGAGCGAGGGGATCAGCTTGTTCACCTTCTCGTCCGTGAGTCCGTACGAGGCCCGGATCTCGGCAAACATCTTGTACATGATGGACATGTCGACCCCGACGTTCACGCCGGGTACCGGATTGAGGCCGTTGGCGGCGGCGAGCCCCGCGTATTTGTACACGGACTTCTCGCAAGCTTCCTTCTTCGCCTCGAGATGCGCGAGGCTGAACGCCTTGGCCGACCGCGCGTACTTCTCCTGCAGCGCGGGCTCGAGCGCCGCCTTGATCCCGTCCACCAGCTCGCTCAGTCCCTCGCGGGTCCGGCAGCTGACGAAGTACACATGCTCGGGCGCGCCGATCTGGCGAGCAACATCGGAGACGATCTCCGCCTGCAGCTCCTCCGTCGTGCGGCCGTCCTCCCACAGATCGTCGAGCTTGTTGCGGACGAACAGGCAGATCCGCCCTTTTTCCCGCAGCTCCTTGAAAAAAGCGGTGTCCGCCTCGTGGAACTTGCCCGCGAATACGCAGAGAAACAGGTCAAGCTCCTCGGGACGGAACCGGTCCATCCATTCATTGGGCGGAAAACGGGACGTTCCGTATCCCGGCAGATCCACGAGAAGCAGCTCCTCATGAGCGATGATCTGCGCCTCTACCGTCGTATCGGTCGTCACGCCCGTGCGCGCGACCGGCTGCCCGACGATCTGATTGATGAGCGAAGACTTGCCCGAGCCCGGCTGCCCGAACAGGGCGATCCGGAGCTTGGCATTCTGCTCGTCTTCGATATCCTGCTTCAGCCTTGCCGCATCCTCTCTAAGTCCCATCCGCAGCTCCCCCTCTTCGCGCAACGTCTAACGAATGTTTTTCCCATAGAAAATCTCGTCCATCTCGATCTTCAGCCGCTCCGCGATCTCCTGCTGCTCGACCTCGCTCAGCTTGTCCTTGGTGTAGCCGAACAGGTAGTTGTTGAGGTCGAACTCGCGCAGCTTGCACTTTGTATGGAAGATATGCTCCTGATACACGTTGACGTCTATCATATCATACGCTTCGATCACGGCGTCGGGAATGTAATTCTGGATCGAATTGATATCGTGATCGATGAACAGCTTGTGTCCGTTGATGTCCCGCGTAAACCCGCGCACCCGGTAGTCGATCGTCATGATGTCGGTGTCGAACGAATGGATCAGGTAATTGAGCGCCTTGAGCGGAGAGATCTCGCCGCACGTCGAGACGTCGATATCCGCGCGGAACGTGCTGAGGCCCTCGCTCGGGTGATACTCCGGATACGTATGCACGGTAATGTGGCTCTTGTCGAGCTGCAGCACCACGTTGTCCGGCATCGGTCCAGGCGACTCCTCGTACGAATCCGTCGGCACCTCCACGATCGGCCCTTCCGAGACGAGCAGCGTCACGCTCGCCCCCTGCGGCACATAATCCTGCTTCGCCGTATTCAGGACGTGGGCGCCGATAATATCCGCCACCGCGTTCAGAATCTTGGTCAAACGATCGGAGTTGTACTGCTCGTCGATGTAGGCGATGTACGCCTCCCGCTCTTCCTTGGTCTTGGTGTAGCAAATGTCGTACATATTGAAGCTCAGCGTCTTCGTCAGATTGTTGAACCCGTGAAGCGTAATGCGCTGCTCGTCGGTAAGCGCCATGTCGCCGTTCCCCTCGCTTCTGTTCGGATCGTCTCCTTATTATGGCTGAGGCCGTGCGCCCCAATCCTCCCATGTATTTACCCCGAATGCGGCAAACCGGAGCATGGGCGTCGAAAGAGAGCATTCCGTATGAGGACGGGCGGCAAAAAAAGACCCGAAGACGGTGGGCCTGCGTGGCGGTTCGGAGTTATTCGGCGGGCTGGTGCTGCGGCTTGGACTCCACGATCTGCACGGAGCGCGTGAGCTCCTGCAAAATGTCCGATTGCAGCTGGGGATTCATATAGAGCGCCTTAATGTAGGCTTGGCCGGCTTGCGTCGAAGTGTACTGCGGTTTGAGATGGTTCAGGGTCAGTACGATGATATCCGTCGTACACTTCTCGCAGCTGCATTTCAATGGATAGTTGGGCAGAATATGCTCCTCGAAGAAACTCACGACGATCGGTTCCATCGCGTTAAATATAGATGAAGCTCTCGCAAATTCCATCGCGTGTCAAACTCCCTGTTGCCGTTTTTCATTCAGCATATCACAGGGCCGAGTCTGCCGTCATTAGACCTAAGTGCCAATGTTTGTCGTCCGGGATCCCGTTAAGGCCGCCCCGCGTTTGGGTAATGGAGACCAAGCGACTAATAAAGGAGTGCTGCCAGATGTCCGAAAATAGAGATTATGCCGCCGAGCTGCCGCAGTTCGATCCAGGTACGCCGGAGATCACGCCTCCGACCTCTCCGGAGATCTCGCCCGTCGTGCCAAATCCGGAGATCGTGCAAAATCCGACGCCCGAGATCAAGCCGGACGTCGTACCGCCGGACGTCAAGCCCGACGCGGTGCCGCCGGAAACGCCGCCGGAGCAGCCGCTCTGACCGCGCGACCGCGCGGCAGATAAAAGCAAAGGCGGAGCCGTCCCACGAGTCACGAATGTGAACGCTGGTGCGGCTCCTTATTTGCGTGGAATGGCCGGGGCGGCGCTTGGACCGTGCGCGGAGACGCTCCTCAGGTAACTTTCTGCTTATAAAAAAAGATTGTGATTATTTTCACTTGAATTATTGCCTTCCGTCCGAAGGTGGCGTATATTGGACTTAACAAGACATTGTGATTTAAATCACAACCCTATTGAGCGAAGCGCTGTATCCTGCAGATATAGCTCTTCGCTCTCCTTCCAACAAACTATGTGAATTTAATCACAATAAACGAATCCGAGGAGGACTTTCCTATGAAAATCGTCGTTATTGGCTGTACCCACGCCGGCACCGCCGCCACCGTCCAAATGGCCAAACGTTATCCCGACGCTAAAATTACCGTGTACGAGCGCAACGATAACATCTCGTTCTTGTCGTGCGGCATCGCGCTTCATGTGGGCGGCGTCGTGAAAAATGCGGAGGAATTGTTCTATGCCCATCCCGACACGCTCGCCGAGCTCGGCGTGAACACCCGGATGCGCCATGACGTGCTGGCCGTCGATACGGTGTACAAGACGGTGACCGTCCGCAACCTGGAGACCGAAGAAGTGACCGTCGACAGCTACGACAAGCTGGTCGTCACGACGGGATCGTGGCCGATCGTTCCGCAGATGCCGGGCATGGATCTCGACCGGGTGCTGCTCTGCAAAAACTACGCGCACGCCCAGACGATCATCGAAAAAGCGGCGACCGCCAAGCGGATCACCGTCGTCGGCGCAGGCTATATCGGCGTCGAGCTGGTCGAAGCGTTCCATCAGCTCGGTAAAAGCGTGACGCTCATCGATAATACGCCGCGCGTCATGTTCAAGTACCTCGACAAGGCGTTCACCGACATCGTCGAAGCCGACATGCAGGAACGTGGCGTACGGCTCGCGCTCGGCCAGACGGTGACCGCGCTCGAGGGGCAGGACGGCAAGGTCGCCCGCGTCGTTACGACCGAAGGCGCGTACGATTCGGATCTCGTCATCCTCTGCATCGGATTCCGCCCGAATACGGAGCTGCTCAAGGGCCAGGTCATGATGCTGCCGAACGGCGCGATTGTCGTCGACGAATACATGCGTACGAGCTGCCCGGACGTGTACGCCGCCGGCGACAGCTGCGCGATCCGCTACAACCCGACCGGCAAGGCCGCCTACATTCCGCTGGCGACCAACGCCGTCCGCATGGGGACGCTCGTCGCCATGAACATCATGGAGCCGCGCGTCAAGTATATGGGTACGCAGGGCACGTCGGGCATCCGGATGTTCGATCTCAACATCGCTTCGACCGGCATGACCGAGCAGGCCGCGATCGATGCCGGCTTGAAGGTACGGTCGACGACGGTCAGCGACAACTACCGTCCGGAGTTCATGCCGACCTATGAGAAGGCGCTGGTCAAGCTTGTCTATGAAGATGACGGCGGCCGCCTCCTGGGCGCGCAGGTGCTGTCGAAGGCGGACCTCACGCAGTCGGCCAATACGCTGTCGGTGTGCATCCAGAACAAGATGACCGTACAAGAGCTCGGATTCGTCGACTTCTTCTTCCAGCCGCATTACAACAAGCCCTGGAACCTGCTGAACCAGGCAGGCCTGCAGGCGGCGGCCGATCTTGAGGCGGCGAAAGCAGGTACGAAGGCAGGCGCTTAAGCAAGACAATCACAGCCTCACATGCTTGACCTGCAGCAGCTGACCCGCCTTATCGAACAAATCCGCATTGTGCCCGACCGACAACGCGCAGTGATGCGTAGGCGCCTCGGCAAACCATCTCGTCATATAGGCATCCGGATGTTCGCGGAAGCGGATCGGCGTCTGCGTGTTGCCGATGCGCATGATCGGCCCGTCGGTCGATTCGCCTTCGCTGCTGATCAGCTTCAGCCTGCCGTCTCCCGTCTGCGTTACGTTCAGCGTCGTCACCGGCCCGCGCGCGACCTTGGCTTCGACCGAGACGCCCGTCCCCTGCTTGCCATGGTACAGACCCATCCCGCGGAGAATCGGCTTGCCCTCGGCGATCGCGATATGGAACGGCCCGTCATGGCCGAGCAGAATCGTGCCGTCCGCATAATCGGTGACCACAATCTCCGAAAAGCTGCCGCCGGTGCCGAGGATATCGCAAATTTTCATGGCCACGGCCGTTTTCAGATCGCCTTCGCCAGCGCAGGGAATGCCTCGTGCCGTCAGCAGCGAATGTCCGACGATGAACCCGCCCTGCAGCTTCTCGTAGGCCCCGCCTGGCGCGCCATGATAATAGTAAGAAAGCGCGTCCAGCTCATACTCCCGTACGAGCTTCTCTTGCGCCGCCGCCACCCGGCAGGACCATTCAAGCTGCTCGTCGGTCGGCTTTTTCGCAATCGGATCGGAAGCCGAATCGCCGCTTAACTCGAACATTTCCCGCACTTCGCCGAGCTTGCGCTTGACGTCGTCCTGCGTGACCGTTCGCAGCTGCCGGTCGAGGTCGCACATTTCGAGCACCTCGACATGCAGGCCGGTCTGCGCCTGAATCATCGTAAAGTCGCTGTACATATCGAGCATCCCGCCGTACGTGTTGCCCAGGAAGCCGAAGCGGCTGTGCCGAAGCGTTCGCGGAACGGCGGCGGCCTGCGCCCAAGCCCGAATCTCCCGCCAGGCGCGTATCGCCTCCTCCCGCTCATGGGTCGCTTCATTCGTCAGGGAACCGGCCGGCGTTTCCTTCAGCCCGAGCAGACCGTTCACGACGCGAAAAGGGATGCCCGCCCTGTTGAATGCATTCGCGAATTCGGGAACCGGGCAGGCGCCGCAATGCGCCAGCCACTCGCCGGTCGTCGTCGCCTCGTAGTTGATGCGTTCGGTCGGCTGCAGGTTTAAAAACACGACGGGCGCTTTGTTAATCTGGTGAACGGGGAGTACGGTCGAGCTCGTCGAATACGTGGCCGCATGGCAGAACACCAGATCGACGTCCTGCGCGTTCAGCCACTCGCCGGCGCGGCGGCCTTCTCCTTCCGTATCGACCAGTCCGAAGTTGAACACGTCTGCCCATTCGGACAGTCTTGCTTCAATGAATTTGCCATAGCCCTCCAGGCGTTCGCGCAGGCCGGGGAACTGCTCCCAATAGGCCCGCAGACCAACCGAATATAGCCCGATACGCGCCTTTCGAATCGGTTTGATCGGCTGCAGCGTTGACATGGCGATTCCTCCCTTTTTGCGATCCAAGCTTTATAACAAAATTGTAAACGGTTATAATCTTGAAATCATCGGAGAAAGTTGACCGAAAATCCTAGTTTCTTGCGGAAAGGATGAGGGGATTGCCGGCTTCTTATGTCAACGTCTCTCCCGCCTGGTCCGCGGATTCCGTCCGCCTGATCGCCACCCCGTCGGAATTGGCCAAGAGCGCTTTCTACTTCGTTCAGGAGGTCGGGCATTTTTATGCGAACGCCTCTTACTTTACGGAACGCGAGGGGATCGATTCCTATCTGATCGTCTATACGGTATCGGGGTCCGGCAGGCTCGCCTACCGGAATCAATCGTACGCATTGACAAGCGGACAAGCGTTTTTTATCGACTGCATGGACTATCAGCATTATTCGACAATCGGTGACGGTACGTGGGAGCTGCTCTGGATCCATCTCAACGGAAGCCAGACGCGCCGATATTACGAGGCATTTTCCGGCTATGCATCTGCTCCCGTCATCACGGCAGGCAGCGATTCGATCATTCCCGGTCGCATTCGCGAGCTCATCGACCTTCATCGTTTTCACTTTGCGCACACCGAGCTGTTAAGCGCCAGGCTGCTTACCGACGTCCTGACGGAGCTGGTCGTCCTTGCTTCGGGCAGCGGACAGTCGCCCCGCGATGTACCGGCCTACGTCAGGCAAACCGTCCAAGCGATCGACTCGCGTTACAGGGAAAGACTGACGCTCGAAACGCTTGCGAACGAGCGCTCGGTCAGCAAGTTCAATTTATCGCGGGCCTTCAAGCGCTATATCGGACTCGGGCCCATCGAATATCTCATTCAAGTGCGCATGAACCACGCCAAGGAATACTTGAAGTACGCGGACGTGCCGGTCGGGGAAATCGCGGAACGAGTCGGGATCGATAATGCCAGCCATTTCATCAATCTGTTCAAGGAACGAACCGGCTTGACGCCGCTTGCTTACCGCAAGCAGTGGAAGAGCCGCCGCTGAGCTGCTCTGACCGGTCAATCCGGTGGGCTGCTTCGAACGGTCAATCCGTGGGCTGCTCCGACCGATTGGCAATCGTCGCCCGCATCGTTCTCGCCGCTAAGCCTGCAAATATACATCTTTTTTTGCCGCCATCGCCCCGATTGGACAAAATAGATGCGAAAACGCAGGTGTTTTCCTCCGCCAGCCGGGTTTCCGGCTTTTGCCGTGAATTTACCTGCATATTCGCAGGCATTCCACCATGTATTGCGAGTCGGTTGAATATAGATGTACAAATGCAGGTTTTTCGGTCCGCCAAACCACGAAAAAAAATCGCCGGCATGCCGTTAGCATACTCACCTCTCCACGTTCGCCTTCACCCGAAGCCGGATGTAAAGCACGCATAAAAAGCTCTCGCCAGGTTCGAATCGGCGAGAGCTTGTGGTTTTCGTTTGTGGTTCGTCTCAGTCCCCGACGGCGCCGCAGCACTTCTTGAATTTCTTGCCGCTGCCGCACGGGCAAGGGTCGTTGCGGCCGATCTTGCGGCCGGTCTGGATCGAGA from the Cohnella hashimotonis genome contains:
- a CDS encoding nicotinate phosphoribosyltransferase, encoding MTATDLTLHTDKYQINMMYAHWVQGTLNERAVFEIYFRKLPFGNGYAVCAGLERIVRYIEALRFGERELDYLKRQEENYAPGFLEALRSFRFTGSLHAMPEGTLAFPNEPLVRVEARLFEAHLIETAMLNFLNYQTLIATKASRIRQVAPDDMLLEFGTRRAQEADAAIWGARAAYVAGFHATSNMRAGMLFGIPSKGTHAHAWVQVFGTEEEAFRKYAEALPDQVTLLVDTYDTLRSGVPNAIRIGRLLEASGKRMVGIRLDSGDLAYLSQQARKMLDEAGLDYVKITASNDLDEHIIDNLKSQRARIDVWGVGTKLITAADQPSLGGVYKMVAISRDGVYEPVIKISANPEKVTTPGLKDVYRIIGRDTGKAEGDYIALKDEDDIREGRRIKLFDPVHPYIHKYIDRYDAVPLLKPVIVDGELAAQLPSLEEIRAYHDAQIGQFWPQYLRKLNPELYRVNLSERAWKLKMDLIAKHSQIEHF
- a CDS encoding GTPase, producing MSAKAKRAGGGAGAEPTVLERNLRRLASELAVIPRRRKIAILGQPGAGKSALLDLLTDRACVPRPVVGQRTDATSWAHDPNAALIHACGEAVFVDSPGYGTAAHPAETFFRLFPYRSFDRLLLVFKDKLHAADDRLLAGIARAGLAERTLLVRSFADSLEDEDREQLLGELAKRFSGPKVLYSARTGMGLDEIRQYAGI
- a CDS encoding GTPase family protein, whose amino-acid sequence is MGLREDAARLKQDIEDEQNAKLRIALFGQPGSGKSSLINQIVGQPVARTGVTTDTTVEAQIIAHEELLLVDLPGYGTSRFPPNEWMDRFRPEELDLFLCVFAGKFHEADTAFFKELREKGRICLFVRNKLDDLWEDGRTTEELQAEIVSDVARQIGAPEHVYFVSCRTREGLSELVDGIKAALEPALQEKYARSAKAFSLAHLEAKKEACEKSVYKYAGLAAANGLNPVPGVNVGVDMSIMYKMFAEIRASYGLTDEKVNKLIPSLLPLGKRVLDYGTKEGIMLLLKKFAGKSASTAVGRFVPIVGQAIAAAAGFGMTLAAGKSYLNDCHELAERILERELGIERQP
- the speD gene encoding adenosylmethionine decarboxylase, with protein sequence MALTDEQRITLHGFNNLTKTLSFNMYDICYTKTKEEREAYIAYIDEQYNSDRLTKILNAVADIIGAHVLNTAKQDYVPQGASVTLLVSEGPIVEVPTDSYEESPGPMPDNVVLQLDKSHITVHTYPEYHPSEGLSTFRADIDVSTCGEISPLKALNYLIHSFDTDIMTIDYRVRGFTRDINGHKLFIDHDINSIQNYIPDAVIEAYDMIDVNVYQEHIFHTKCKLREFDLNNYLFGYTKDKLSEVEQQEIAERLKIEMDEIFYGKNIR
- a CDS encoding late competence development ComFB family protein, which translates into the protein MEFARASSIFNAMEPIVVSFFEEHILPNYPLKCSCEKCTTDIIVLTLNHLKPQYTSTQAGQAYIKALYMNPQLQSDILQELTRSVQIVESKPQHQPAE
- a CDS encoding FAD-dependent oxidoreductase; this translates as MKIVVIGCTHAGTAATVQMAKRYPDAKITVYERNDNISFLSCGIALHVGGVVKNAEELFYAHPDTLAELGVNTRMRHDVLAVDTVYKTVTVRNLETEEVTVDSYDKLVVTTGSWPIVPQMPGMDLDRVLLCKNYAHAQTIIEKAATAKRITVVGAGYIGVELVEAFHQLGKSVTLIDNTPRVMFKYLDKAFTDIVEADMQERGVRLALGQTVTALEGQDGKVARVVTTEGAYDSDLVILCIGFRPNTELLKGQVMMLPNGAIVVDEYMRTSCPDVYAAGDSCAIRYNPTGKAAYIPLATNAVRMGTLVAMNIMEPRVKYMGTQGTSGIRMFDLNIASTGMTEQAAIDAGLKVRSTTVSDNYRPEFMPTYEKALVKLVYEDDGGRLLGAQVLSKADLTQSANTLSVCIQNKMTVQELGFVDFFFQPHYNKPWNLLNQAGLQAAADLEAAKAGTKAGA
- a CDS encoding L-fucose/L-arabinose isomerase family protein, whose translation is MSTLQPIKPIRKARIGLYSVGLRAYWEQFPGLRERLEGYGKFIEARLSEWADVFNFGLVDTEGEGRRAGEWLNAQDVDLVFCHAATYSTSSTVLPVHQINKAPVVFLNLQPTERINYEATTTGEWLAHCGACPVPEFANAFNRAGIPFRVVNGLLGLKETPAGSLTNEATHEREEAIRAWREIRAWAQAAAVPRTLRHSRFGFLGNTYGGMLDMYSDFTMIQAQTGLHVEVLEMCDLDRQLRTVTQDDVKRKLGEVREMFELSGDSASDPIAKKPTDEQLEWSCRVAAAQEKLVREYELDALSYYYHGAPGGAYEKLQGGFIVGHSLLTARGIPCAGEGDLKTAVAMKICDILGTGGSFSEIVVTDYADGTILLGHDGPFHIAIAEGKPILRGMGLYHGKQGTGVSVEAKVARGPVTTLNVTQTGDGRLKLISSEGESTDGPIMRIGNTQTPIRFREHPDAYMTRWFAEAPTHHCALSVGHNADLFDKAGQLLQVKHVRL
- a CDS encoding helix-turn-helix domain-containing protein; its protein translation is MPASYVNVSPAWSADSVRLIATPSELAKSAFYFVQEVGHFYANASYFTEREGIDSYLIVYTVSGSGRLAYRNQSYALTSGQAFFIDCMDYQHYSTIGDGTWELLWIHLNGSQTRRYYEAFSGYASAPVITAGSDSIIPGRIRELIDLHRFHFAHTELLSARLLTDVLTELVVLASGSGQSPRDVPAYVRQTVQAIDSRYRERLTLETLANERSVSKFNLSRAFKRYIGLGPIEYLIQVRMNHAKEYLKYADVPVGEIAERVGIDNASHFINLFKERTGLTPLAYRKQWKSRR